Within Desulfurobacteriaceae bacterium, the genomic segment TTTCCTTGCCAACAAAAATTAAAAGGATAAATTTAGAGTTGAATTTTTGCGCCCGTAGCTCAACTGGATAGAGCGTGGGACTACGGATCCCAAGGTTGCAGGTTCGACTCCTGCCGGGCGCGCCATTCTTTCAATAACCCCCAAAATTAAAGAAATGGAAAAACCAAATTTTGTATCTTAGTCGTTTTCATAAGAATAAAAATGAATCTTAATAGTTAACAATACCTTCTTATTCCTAAAACTAAGGATATTATTGCCATGGACATTCTGTTTCTTCTTGAAGCAGTAAAGGAAGCTAAGAAAGCCTTTAACCTCGGTGAAGTTCCTATAGGTGCTGTTGTTGTGAAGGATAACAAAGTAGTTGCAAGAGGATTTAATCAAAAAGAGTTTCTGCAAGACCCCACAGCCCACGCAGAAATAATCGCCATAAAAAAAGCTTCTTTAAAACTTGGTTCTTGGAGACTTAACGATTGCACTCTTTACTCAACAGTAGAACCTTGTGTGATGTGCTGTGGTGCTATAATCCAATCTAGAATTAAAAAGGTTGTTTATGCAATTCCTGACCCAAAGTTTGGAGGGATTGAGAGTCTTTTTAAAATCTTTGAGAACGAAAAAATAAACCACAGACCAATAGTAGAGAAAATTTACATAAAAGAAGCCGAGGATTTGCTGAAAGAATTTTTTAAGATTTTAAGAAAAAAGTAAACTTCTATTAAGGAGAGTTCA encodes:
- a CDS encoding nucleoside deaminase, with the translated sequence MAMDILFLLEAVKEAKKAFNLGEVPIGAVVVKDNKVVARGFNQKEFLQDPTAHAEIIAIKKASLKLGSWRLNDCTLYSTVEPCVMCCGAIIQSRIKKVVYAIPDPKFGGIESLFKIFENEKINHRPIVEKIYIKEAEDLLKEFFKILRKK